The DNA sequence CCGACCCGAGGGCGGCAGTGTCCGGCGAGGCGCCCCCGATTCCCGCCGAGACGACGTACGCTGATTCTAGATCGAGGCCGGGAGCCGCGAGCAGCGCCGCCGTCGTCGTCGCGGCGTCGCTCTTGCCGAGGCCGGAGGTCGTGAGGGCCACCCCCTCGGCCGTCAGGTACACCGGCGTCTCCGCGCCGGGGACCGCCAGCGCGTCGACGATCTCGTGGCGATCGAGCCACGGTTCGCGTTCGTTCAGCGGCGGGTCGGCGACCGCGGGCAGGACCAGCGCGGCTGGGTCGACGGGGTCCGCGGGGTCCGGGGCGCGCGGTTCCGGGAGGGATCGATCGCTCTGGGTCATGTCCGATCGATCGTCGCGGGCGCGCAAAGGGCCACCGGAGTTCGCCGACCCGTCGGACCGGAAGAATTTCGGTTCCAGTTCCCCTTGCTCGGCCCGTGACGGACGAGGAGTACACGATCGCGGACGAGATCGTCGCGCGGGCGCGGATCCACGCCCGCGAGGTCTGCGACGCGCACGAACTGGCGATCGATCGCGACGCCCTCGAGTGGACCGTCTCCGAGCGGGCGCGGCGACGCGCCGGGGCGTGTCGCTGGCATCCCGATCGCGGGGCGGCCACGATCGTGCTCGCGCGGCGGGCCTACGAGGCGTACGACTGGTCGGAGTTCGCGGCGATCGTCAGGCACGAACTCGTCCACGCCTGGGAGTTCCAGCAGTTCGGCGAGTCCGGCCACGGGCCGCGGTTTCGCGATCGGGCGGCGGCCCTCGACGCACCGCGACACTGTCGATCGTTCTCGGAGCCGCGGTACGTGCTCCGCTGTCGAGACGGGAACTGCGAGTGGGAAGCGACGCGCCACCGGGCCTCGAAGCCGGTGAAGGCGCCCGATCGGTACCGCTGTGGTGTCTGCGGCGGGGCCTACGAGGTCGAACACGTCGCGAGCGGCCGGACGTGGTCGACGGCGAGCGGCTACGGGGGCGCGAAGGCCGCGCTGGGAGCGGAGTGGTGAGCGACCGGGAGCGACGAAAGAGCACGGAACACTTATTCCGCCGTCGCTTGCAGGTCCATTCATGGGGATACTCGAGTTGATGCTGGGACAGTCGTCGGCGGGTGACGGTGCGACCATGGCGAACTCGTACGTACTCGCCGAGGAGACCCACGACGAGGTGTATCCAGTCGCCGTGCGCCGGGCGGAGATCGACGCGCTTCGCGAGGCGAGCGACGCGCTCGAGGCCGCACCGTCGCTCGAGGAGAACAGGGACGAACTGGAACGGGTGTTCGAGGGCTTCGGGGACGACGCCGCGATCGACGTCGACGACCTCGTCGAGCAGACCCGGTCGCCACGGCAGGCGATCGAGCCGCTGCTCGGGACCTGGGACGAACAGGTCCCCGACGGGACGGACCTCGGCGTCGTCTACCTCCTGCCCGGATCCGTCGGCGACGTCCGGGCGTTCGTCAGCGTCTGCAAGCAACGCGCCGACCACGAGCACGACCCGTTCGAACTGCCGGACGGATTCGGCCACGTCGCGGCCCTGCTGAAGCGAATCGAGGACGTCGCGGCCGGCCAGTACCGGGCCGTGATTCACACCGACCTCGTCCCCGCGGCGGAGTAGGCGGTCTGCTGGCCGGGGTTCCGGTCGGCCCCAACCGCTCATACGGATTGCTGTCCGTCTCAGACGATCCGATCGAACGTCTCGAGCGACGCGAGTTCGTAGGTCGGTTCGTGGTCGGCCGACTGGCCGTGGCCGGTGTCGATCCAGGCCGAATCGATTCCCATCGCGTTCGCCCCCGCGACGTCGGCGTGCAGGGAGTCCCCGACGTGGACCGTCCGATCGGGACCCGCCTCGAGCGACGAGAGGGCGCGCTCGAACGGGGCCGTGTCGGGTTTCGGGTAGATCCCAGCACTCGGTTCGGTGAACACCCGGACGTCGAAGGCGTCCTCGATGTCTAGCGCCCGGAGTTTCTTCGTCTGGGTCTCCCGGCCGCCGTTGGTGATGAGTCCGACCCCCCCGCGGTCGCGGGCGTGTTCGAGGGCGGCCTCGGCGCCCGGCTTGAACTGGACGGCGGTCGGATCCCGCAGTTCGAGATATCGGTTCGCGAGCGACGACGAGACGCCGGGATCGACGTTCGCCCTGCTCGCGACTTCGGCGAAGAGGTGTTCGTAGAACTCGCGATCGGTCTCGACCGTCGGCAGCGACGGCACGGCTGCCCGGAGTTCCGCGGGCGTACAGAACTGGTCGATCCCGGCCCGGGCGAAGGTCCGCTCGAGGAGCGTCCCGGCGTCCCGGCTGGGCTCGCACAGCGTGCTGTCGAGGTCGAAACAGATCGCGTCGTACGCGGCCATTCGTCTGTCGTACGCGGGCGATCGTTCTCAAGCTTTCGCACGCGATCGGTCGCCGTTCGTGACGATCGACCCGTAGACGTCCACGAGCGCTGACGTTTCGATGGCTACTATACGCTCCCGTTCCCTGTCGGCGTATGGACGTCGTCAAGCGAGTCCACGTCGTGCCGCTGGGCTACGAGTACGATCGGATCGTCGAACCGATCCGGGACCAGCGAGCCGATCTGGTCTACCTGCTCGAGGGCGATCACGCCGGTCGTGGGGCCGACGACGCACGACGGGGCGAGACCGACGGAGGACACACCGAGCGAAACGCGACGGCGACTGCGGACTATCACGGCGAGTTGCGCGAGGAACTCGCGTCGATCGTGCCGGAGATTCGAACCCGGGAGTGTGATCTGACGGACGTCTACGCCGTCCTCGGTGACGTGACGACGATCGCCGACGAGCACGCCGACGATCAGGTGTACGTCAACGTTTCCGGCGCCGGGACGATTCCGGCGATCGGGGCGACGATCGCGTGTATGGACGTCTCGACGAACGCCCACGCTTACTACGTCGAGCCGTCGACGTACGCCCACGACGGGACGGGGGAACCGATCTCGTTCGGCGTCGACGAGATCGAATCGGTGCCGACCTATCCGATCGAGTCGCCGACGGCCGACCAGGTCGCGATCATGGAGTTCCTGGCGGATCCGGCCGCCTGGGACGGGTACCACGACGACCGGACGGCCCCACCGAAGAAGAAGGACCTCATCGAGTACGCACGGGACAACGACCTCTCCCTCATGGCCGATCGGCGCTCGCCCGACGAGCGCGCCGGCGAGGACAAGGGGGCGTTCCGCGTGCTGGACACGCACGTCCTCGACCCGCTCGCCGAGGACGGCTACGTCACGATCGAGTCGGTCGGCCGCCGACGCGTCGTCGAGTTGACCGAGCGGGGCGAAAACGCCTACCGGGCGTTCCGACACAAGGTCGTAGACGACGCCGGCGAGCCACGGTAGGTGGAGTGTAACGGGACGAGATCGAAGCCGTTCAGTTCTCGTCGTGGACCAGCGCGTACAGTTTCGTCCCCAGCCGAGCCAGCTCGAGGTCGGCCTCGAGCCGCTCGACGTGGTCACGAAGCGCCGCCGCGTCGAGTCCCCGGAACTCGCGATCGGTGCGGGAGTCGAGGTGACTGCTCGCTCGCGCGAGCAGGAAGGGCGCGGCGTCAGCGAGGTGCGAGCCGGGAAGCTCGGGGCCAGCGGTGCGGCCGCGCTCGACCGCGGCCAGGACCTCCCGGGCCACGATGAGCGTCCGTCGCAGCTCCCGGATCTCGTCGGCGCTCGCGGGCGAACTCAGGTGCCGCGCCTGCAGTTCGTCGGCCGCGACGACTCGATCCGGGTCGACGTCGAACGCGTCCGCGACCCGTTCGCGGTCGAGGTCGCCGACGTCGGTGCGGCGAGCGGCGAGCCGCACGGCTCCGAGCACGGCCGCCGTCCGACCGTACTCGATCGTCGCCAGGTCGCCCGCGTGGTCGAACACCGCGCGGGCGACGTCGGCCACGGAGTCCACCTCGAGTCGGTGGGCGGCGCAGTCGATCGGCAGTTCGGCGTCCGGTTCGAGGTGGCGCTGACCCATACTCTATCGATCGGCCGCACAGATATTATCAACTTCCAAGAAAGTATCTGTACTATCGTAACTATCGTGAGTATTGATACTATCTATTCTGACTCGTCAATACCGCCGATCGATCGGGGCACCGGGGGACCGTGACACCGATCGCGTTCCGGACCCCGCGACGTCTGACGGTCCTGCGCGATCCGCCACGTTCAAGCCGATTCCCTTCGAGGGTCGTGATATGACGAGAGCTGTCTGGGTCAAGGCCGACGACACCGTCGGCGACTGGGACGATCGCCGGGCGCGGATCACCGCCGCGCTCGAGGCGGGCGCCGACTGGGTACTGGTCGACGAGGACGACGTCGAGCGCGTTCGCGAACTCGGCGACATCAACGTCGCGGCGTTTCGTACCGACGGCGACGTGACACTGGTCGACGACATCGAGGACGCCGAGGCCGACGGCGAACCGGACGCACGGCCGGACGCGGTCATCGTCGGGAAAGAGGGCGAGGGCGACGCGACGATCGATCTCCCCGAGGACTTCTCGGGATCGGCCGACCTCTCGACGCTGCGTCGCGACGGCGACCTCGATCGGGGTGCCTACGTTCGCATCCTCGGGAAAGAGTACGAGGCGTTCGCCGAGACGGCCGCCGAGGAGGCCGATCACACAATCGTCGTCGGCGAGGACTGGACGATCATCCCGCTGGAGAACCTGATCGCCCGGATCGGCGAGGAGACCGACCTCGTCGCGGGCGTGACCAGCGCCGAGGAAGCCAAGACGGCCTTCGAGACCCTCGAGATCGGGGCCGACTCCGTCCTGCTCGACTCGGACGATCCCGACGAGATCCGGGGCGCGGTCGAGGTTCGCGACGAGGCCGAACGCGAGTCGCTCGACCTCGAGTACGCCGAGGTGCTGGACGTCGAACGCGTCGGCAGCGCCGATCGGGTCTGTGTCGATACGGGCAGCCTGCTCGAACACGACGAGGGGATGCTCGTCGGGTCGATGGCCCGCGGCCTCGTGTTCGTCCACGCCGAGACGGCCGAGTCGCCGTACGTGGCCTCGCGGCCGTTCCGGGTCAACGCGGGCGCGGTTCACGCCTACGTCCGTACCCCCGACGGCGGCACGAAGTACCTCTCGGAACTGCAAAGCGGCGACGAGGTCCAGGTCGTCGATACGAACGGCAACACCCGCGAAGCGATCGTCGGCCGGGTCAAGATCGAACAGCGGCCGATGTTCCGGATCGCCCTCGAGACCCAGGACGGCGATCGGGTCGAGACGCTCCTCCAGAACGCGGAGACGATCAAGGTGCCGACGAGCGAGGGGCGGACGGCCGTCACCGATCTCGAGGCCGGCGACGAACTCCTGCTGTACTACGAGGACACCGCGCGTCACTTCGGCGAGGCCGTCGAGGAGAGTATCATCGAGAAGTAGTGGGGTCGCGTGACGTCTCGCCCTGCCAACACTGGGTAATGCTGTCATACCACATACTTTCGAACTGACTGTCGATACTCGCCGGTTCGAGTGACTAATTCACGAATTGTTGCTCAGAACTACAGCTAAAATCGTTTTAACGCGTAGGGTTTCCAGTATTTTACGGCATCTGTTGCCAAATGCTATGCGAATTGGTGTCGTTGAACACAGTAGCCATGAGCGTCACTCGAGAGCGACTTCGACAGCTGGAACTGCCCGAGTTCGCGGTGACACTCCGCAACGCTGGCCTGGCGGGTGCCGGCGGTGCCGGGTTCCCCACGTACGCCAAGTGGGACCGACTGGACGAGGTCGACTCGTTGCTGGTCAACCACCAGGAGAGCGAACCGAACTACTACATCGACAAGTGGCTGGGACGCGATCGGACCGAGGAACTGGCGACGCTGTTCGAGGGCCTACTCGATCGGGCGTTCGACCGGATCGTGATCGCCGCCAAGGAGACGGACCGCGAGGCGTGGCTGGAACCGCTCGAGACCGCCACCGACGCCACGGTATACGAACCCAAGGAGTTACCGGTGGACGAGGACGAGACGGGGATCGTCGTGGCCTACACCGACGACAGGTACGAGTACGGGATGGAGAGCGTTCTCATGCGCCTCGTCGCGGGCGTCGTTCTCGGGGGCGACGACCTCCCCATGGACGAGGGCTGGATCGTCCAGAACACGGAGACGCTGCTGAACGTCTCCCGGGCGCTCGCCGACGGCGAGCCGATGACGCGGAAGTTCGTCCACGTCGAC is a window from the Halosolutus amylolyticus genome containing:
- a CDS encoding HAD family hydrolase, producing MAAYDAICFDLDSTLCEPSRDAGTLLERTFARAGIDQFCTPAELRAAVPSLPTVETDREFYEHLFAEVASRANVDPGVSSSLANRYLELRDPTAVQFKPGAEAALEHARDRGGVGLITNGGRETQTKKLRALDIEDAFDVRVFTEPSAGIYPKPDTAPFERALSSLEAGPDRTVHVGDSLHADVAGANAMGIDSAWIDTGHGQSADHEPTYELASLETFDRIV
- a CDS encoding SprT-like domain-containing protein, which codes for MTDEEYTIADEIVARARIHAREVCDAHELAIDRDALEWTVSERARRRAGACRWHPDRGAATIVLARRAYEAYDWSEFAAIVRHELVHAWEFQQFGESGHGPRFRDRAAALDAPRHCRSFSEPRYVLRCRDGNCEWEATRHRASKPVKAPDRYRCGVCGGAYEVEHVASGRTWSTASGYGGAKAALGAEW
- a CDS encoding DUF6293 family protein, with protein sequence MDVVKRVHVVPLGYEYDRIVEPIRDQRADLVYLLEGDHAGRGADDARRGETDGGHTERNATATADYHGELREELASIVPEIRTRECDLTDVYAVLGDVTTIADEHADDQVYVNVSGAGTIPAIGATIACMDVSTNAHAYYVEPSTYAHDGTGEPISFGVDEIESVPTYPIESPTADQVAIMEFLADPAAWDGYHDDRTAPPKKKDLIEYARDNDLSLMADRRSPDERAGEDKGAFRVLDTHVLDPLAEDGYVTIESVGRRRVVELTERGENAYRAFRHKVVDDAGEPR
- a CDS encoding 3-dehydroquinate synthase II, with the translated sequence MTRAVWVKADDTVGDWDDRRARITAALEAGADWVLVDEDDVERVRELGDINVAAFRTDGDVTLVDDIEDAEADGEPDARPDAVIVGKEGEGDATIDLPEDFSGSADLSTLRRDGDLDRGAYVRILGKEYEAFAETAAEEADHTIVVGEDWTIIPLENLIARIGEETDLVAGVTSAEEAKTAFETLEIGADSVLLDSDDPDEIRGAVEVRDEAERESLDLEYAEVLDVERVGSADRVCVDTGSLLEHDEGMLVGSMARGLVFVHAETAESPYVASRPFRVNAGAVHAYVRTPDGGTKYLSELQSGDEVQVVDTNGNTREAIVGRVKIEQRPMFRIALETQDGDRVETLLQNAETIKVPTSEGRTAVTDLEAGDELLLYYEDTARHFGEAVEESIIEK